From Carya illinoinensis cultivar Pawnee chromosome 5, C.illinoinensisPawnee_v1, whole genome shotgun sequence, one genomic window encodes:
- the LOC122309200 gene encoding putative calcium-binding protein CML19: MGRLRRKLSSRKSSEKQRSLSGSDLEMMSKFCSELQRVFDYLDVDGDGKISPAELQGCVTTVGGNVSVDEVKETVKLCDLNGDGLLDFEEFQKLMETGGEKEKNDTLKEAFAMYEMEGTGCITPTSLKRMLSRLGNSKSVQDCIAMIQKFDLNGDGVLSFEEFRIMMR, translated from the coding sequence ATGGGAAGATTACGTCGCAAACTGTCTTCGAGAAAGAGTAGTGAAAAGCAGCGTTCTCTTTCGGGTTCTGATTTGGAGATGATGAGCAAATTCTGCAGCGAGCTCCAAAGGGTGTTCGATTACTTGGACGTGGATGGAGATGGTAAAATATCTCCTGCCGAGTTGCAAGGCTGCGTGACCACAGTGGGGGGCAATGTGTCTGTGGATGAGGTGAAAGAAACCGTGAAGTTGTGTGATTTGAACGGGGATGGGTTGCTGGACTTCGAGGAATTCCAAAAGCTAATGGAGACAGGcggagaaaaggaaaagaatgacACGCTCAAAGAGGCTTTTGCTATGTACGAGATGGAAGGGACTGGCTGCATCACCCCCACGAGCTTGAAGAGAATGTTGAGTCGACTTGGCAATTCCAAGTCCGTTCAGGATTGTATAGCTATGATCCAAAAGTTTGATCTCAATGGAGATGGCGTTCTCAGCTTTGAAGAGTTCAGAATTATGATGCGTTGA